In Sebaldella termitidis ATCC 33386, one DNA window encodes the following:
- a CDS encoding M20/M25/M40 family metallo-hydrolase produces the protein MFFKNQYQEIKEIGEKIFKNPELGYKEFKTKESVIEFLKKVNPEIEMEFFSTTGIKTTLGSGKSVNMAFIGELDAVYAPSHWCSDKESGAAHNCGHHTQIAITLALYNYFYTTGAYKNLDYTLTFIFIPAEEYLDLSYREKLQKDGVINYYGGKPEAMRLGIFDDIDIGVCVHAIGGSFTERTSEINCDLAGFLYKKYTFRGSASHAGFDPFSGKNAYSMSNIFQVALGLMRQQLKDSEHVRMNPIVMESDMSTNVIPNFIKVGTDLRTKSVEYMKTVADRIDKAAMGSAICLDGEVEAETQMGYLPFVQDRYIGQFVVDAFTEQSEIKTLWNNKFISAAGDIGDLSFMVPCIQIGYSGFAGTIHGDDFKDEDPEMIYEIFPRFVAKSLEYMSGKIDKSKLYKKSFKEYEECINSIVGK, from the coding sequence ATGTTTTTTAAAAACCAATATCAGGAGATAAAAGAGATCGGTGAGAAAATTTTTAAAAATCCTGAGTTAGGGTATAAGGAATTTAAAACCAAAGAATCAGTTATTGAATTTCTAAAAAAAGTAAATCCGGAAATAGAAATGGAATTTTTCAGTACTACCGGAATAAAAACTACTCTTGGAAGCGGGAAATCTGTCAATATGGCTTTTATTGGGGAGCTTGATGCAGTGTATGCCCCTTCGCACTGGTGTTCTGACAAGGAGAGCGGAGCAGCTCATAATTGCGGTCATCATACGCAAATAGCTATTACACTGGCATTATATAATTACTTTTATACAACAGGAGCATATAAAAATCTGGATTATACGCTAACCTTTATATTTATACCGGCAGAAGAGTATCTGGATCTGTCTTACAGGGAGAAGCTGCAGAAAGACGGAGTAATAAATTACTATGGCGGTAAACCTGAGGCTATGAGACTGGGTATTTTTGACGATATTGATATAGGTGTTTGTGTTCATGCAATAGGAGGATCTTTTACCGAAAGAACTTCCGAGATAAACTGCGACCTGGCAGGATTTCTTTATAAGAAATATACTTTCAGGGGGAGTGCGTCACATGCAGGATTTGATCCTTTTTCCGGAAAAAATGCGTACAGTATGTCGAATATATTTCAGGTAGCTCTCGGACTTATGAGACAGCAGCTGAAGGACAGCGAGCATGTAAGAATGAACCCTATTGTTATGGAGTCGGATATGTCAACTAATGTAATACCAAACTTTATAAAAGTAGGAACAGATTTGAGAACCAAAAGTGTAGAGTATATGAAAACAGTAGCAGACAGAATAGATAAAGCAGCAATGGGAAGTGCAATATGTCTTGACGGTGAGGTGGAAGCCGAAACACAGATGGGTTATCTTCCGTTTGTACAGGATCGTTATATAGGACAATTTGTAGTGGATGCCTTTACAGAGCAGAGTGAAATAAAAACTTTGTGGAATAATAAGTTTATCAGTGCTGCAGGGGATATCGGGGATCTTTCATTTATGGTTCCTTGTATACAGATAGGATACAGCGGATTTGCGGGTACAATACACGGAGATGATTTTAAGGATGAAGATCCTGAAATGATTTATGAAATATTTCCGAGATTCGTAGCTAAGTCTCTGGAATATATGAGTGGAAAAATTGATAAATCAAAGCTGTACAAAAAGAGTTTCAAAGAATATGAAGAATGTATAAATTCCATAGTAGGAAAATAA
- a CDS encoding DUF3100 domain-containing protein, whose amino-acid sequence MKKSYIYMVIFAFIIIAIAEIIGIQMIPIGEKLALTILPLAFAILFTMLLGLKPLRKGIIAKIYSKENVNFAGKYLIIIMLPLMARYGATIAPQLGDIVSKGPIFLFQELGNLGTVVLGLPVAILLGLKREAIGCTLGLGREGELAYISEKYTLDSPEGRGVLSLYIIGTLFGALFFSFFAPILSYVGYSPQALAMASGVGSGSMMAASSSALTSHFPELGEQITAYASASNLLTSFLGTYSMLFLAAPLQSFMYKLLTRGDKK is encoded by the coding sequence ATGAAGAAATCTTATATTTATATGGTAATTTTTGCATTTATAATAATTGCCATTGCCGAAATAATAGGGATTCAGATGATTCCTATAGGGGAAAAGCTGGCACTGACTATATTACCGCTGGCATTTGCAATTTTATTTACAATGCTTTTAGGACTTAAACCTTTAAGAAAAGGGATTATAGCAAAAATTTATTCCAAGGAAAACGTAAATTTTGCAGGAAAATATCTTATTATAATTATGCTTCCTTTAATGGCAAGATATGGTGCCACAATAGCACCTCAGTTAGGAGATATAGTAAGCAAGGGTCCTATTTTCTTATTTCAGGAATTAGGAAACTTAGGAACAGTTGTTCTTGGACTTCCGGTGGCTATTCTTCTCGGGCTTAAACGTGAAGCCATAGGATGTACGCTTGGTCTCGGAAGAGAAGGAGAGCTGGCTTATATATCTGAAAAATATACGCTTGATTCGCCGGAAGGGCGTGGGGTACTTTCGCTTTATATAATAGGGACATTATTTGGCGCATTATTTTTCAGTTTCTTTGCACCGATCCTTAGTTATGTGGGTTATTCCCCTCAGGCCTTGGCGATGGCTTCAGGAGTGGGCTCAGGAAGTATGATGGCTGCTTCATCATCGGCATTGACTTCACATTTTCCGGAACTGGGTGAACAGATAACGGCTTATGCCAGTGCAAGTAACCTGCTGACAAGCTTCTTAGGAACATATTCAATGTTATTTTTA